In Limnobaculum parvum, one DNA window encodes the following:
- a CDS encoding chitinase — protein MHFKKIKIVGGLAAAIVFSTFSAHAVLQVTSTATPYTINASDLDKKEKELTSDPLMQKVRESIRTASNDVVEQIAAGRSSNPENVKRVEKIISPDDWAYLFPMRAPEYTYENFLKAIGKFPAVCGTYTDGRDSDAICRKGLATMFAHFGQETGGHESWRPEAEWRQGLVWLREMGWKEGDPGGYNGECNPDVWQGQTWPCGKDKNGQFLSYFGRGAKQLSYNYNYGPFSEAMFGDVRTLLDKPELVADTWLNLASAVFFYVYPQPPKPSMLHVIDGTWQPNAHDKESGLVPGFGVTIQIINGGVECGGPTEIAQSLNRIAYYQEQTKYLKVPVPASEVLGCKNMKQFDAGGAGALPIYWEQDWGWSPNTPDGSTYACQLVGYQTPFTAFKAGDYRKCVEHFFNVNVVGGDEPTPTPTPEPTPTPEPTPTPEPTPTPEPTPTPEPEPVPTPNSAPVAVLSGPTGPVTSGVHVVLNGANSSDPDGDKLVYSWVIPDGQTVSGEDKHSLSFTAPELTEGKQYHFTLTVSDGKLSSVAEYTLTVMPVAKPEPTPEPEPSGDTGQYPAWTAAKTWKPGDIATNRGKTYQCRPFPNGAWCNVAPAYYEPGIGLAWGDAWTLK, from the coding sequence ATGCATTTTAAAAAAATAAAAATTGTAGGAGGACTTGCTGCTGCAATAGTATTCAGCACGTTCTCTGCTCATGCGGTACTTCAGGTCACCAGTACTGCAACGCCATATACCATCAATGCCAGTGACCTGGACAAAAAGGAAAAAGAGCTAACCAGCGATCCATTAATGCAGAAAGTGCGGGAGTCTATACGTACCGCCAGTAATGACGTTGTAGAGCAAATTGCTGCGGGGCGCTCTTCGAATCCGGAAAACGTAAAGCGTGTAGAGAAGATTATTTCTCCAGATGACTGGGCTTATCTGTTTCCTATGCGTGCGCCAGAATATACCTATGAAAACTTTCTGAAAGCTATTGGTAAGTTCCCAGCCGTGTGCGGAACGTACACCGATGGTCGTGATTCTGATGCCATTTGCCGTAAAGGGCTGGCGACCATGTTCGCCCACTTTGGTCAGGAAACTGGTGGTCATGAGAGTTGGAGACCGGAAGCCGAATGGCGTCAGGGGCTCGTTTGGCTACGTGAAATGGGCTGGAAAGAAGGCGATCCCGGTGGCTATAACGGTGAATGTAATCCAGATGTTTGGCAAGGACAAACTTGGCCTTGTGGTAAAGATAAGAATGGTCAGTTCCTGAGCTACTTTGGTCGTGGCGCTAAACAACTATCTTATAACTACAACTATGGCCCTTTCTCTGAAGCCATGTTTGGTGATGTGCGCACGTTGTTAGATAAACCTGAACTGGTGGCTGATACCTGGCTGAACTTAGCGAGTGCAGTATTCTTCTACGTTTATCCTCAACCGCCTAAACCGAGTATGCTGCATGTTATTGATGGTACTTGGCAGCCAAATGCTCATGATAAAGAGAGTGGTCTCGTTCCAGGGTTTGGTGTAACTATTCAGATTATCAATGGTGGGGTGGAATGTGGTGGCCCAACAGAAATCGCTCAGTCACTGAACCGTATTGCTTATTATCAGGAACAGACCAAATATCTGAAAGTTCCTGTTCCGGCATCAGAAGTTCTTGGCTGTAAAAATATGAAGCAGTTTGATGCGGGTGGCGCTGGGGCTTTACCAATCTATTGGGAACAAGATTGGGGATGGAGTCCAAATACGCCTGATGGTAGCACTTATGCCTGTCAGTTAGTTGGTTATCAGACTCCGTTTACTGCTTTTAAAGCAGGTGACTACAGAAAATGCGTTGAACATTTCTTTAATGTCAATGTTGTTGGTGGCGATGAGCCAACACCGACTCCAACGCCGGAACCAACCCCAACGCCAGAACCAACCCCAACGCCAGAACCAACACCAACTCCGGAACCAACACCAACTCCGGAACCAGAACCAGTACCAACGCCGAACTCAGCACCTGTAGCTGTGTTGAGCGGACCAACCGGGCCGGTAACCAGCGGTGTCCATGTGGTATTGAATGGTGCGAATTCCAGCGATCCTGATGGTGATAAACTGGTTTATAGCTGGGTTATACCGGATGGGCAGACTGTTTCTGGTGAAGATAAACATAGCCTGTCATTTACTGCGCCAGAATTGACAGAAGGTAAACAGTATCACTTCACGCTGACTGTTTCTGATGGAAAACTGAGTAGCGTGGCAGAATATACGTTAACGGTGATGCCAGTGGCTAAACCAGAACCGACTCCAGAACCTGAACCATCAGGTGATACTGGACAATATCCTGCTTGGACAGCAGCAAAAACTTGGAAACCAGGTGATATAGCGACTAACCGTGGGAAAACTTACCAGTGCCGTCCATTCCCGAATGGAGCGTGGTGTAATGTTGCTCCAGCCTATTATGAACCAGGAATTGGTTTAGCATGGGGAGATGCCTGGACGCTGAAATAA
- the yicI gene encoding alpha-xylosidase: MKISDGNWLIKEGLSLLHPLYVFEVEQHNREMVIYAAPRDASTRGAQVDSPLFTLRFFSPLEGVIGVRIEHFSGRVARGPDYPLMPRDTHTVQFDDNPQFAALYSGNLSVRVTKGNEWSLDFLRNGERITGSVAKSNGYIQSANDGKTYLYERLDLSVGETVYGLGERFTAFVKNGQIIETWNRDGGTSTEQAYKNIPFYLTNRGYGVLVNHPECVSFEVGSEKVSKVQFSVEGEHLEYLVFDGPTPKQVLDRYTCLTGRPALPPAWSFGLWLTTSFTTNYDEETVNRFIDGMAERQLPLHVFHFDCFWMKAFQWCDFEWDPETFPDPVGMLKRLKARGLKICVWINSYIGQKSPLFREAMERGYLLKRPNGDVWQWDKWQPGQGIVDFTNPEACDWYAGHLRRLIEMGVDCFKTDFGERIPTDVQWHDGSCPQKMHNHYAFIYNQLVWDVLKEMLGEDQAVLFARSASVGAQQFPVHWGGDCYATYESMAESLRGGLSLGLSGFGFWSHDIGGFENTAPAHIYKRWCAFGLLSSHSRLHGSKSYRVPWAYDDEACDVVRFFTGWKCQLMPYLYAASVQATHQGTPVMRAMMLEFPEDPGCDYLDRQYMLGDALMVAPVFSEHGDVQFYLPPGRWTHLYNNREIDGGWHRERHDFLSLPLYVRANSLIALGNNDQRPDYDYTDGSCFHLFALEDGASAQAMVPSATGDIQFTLTVRREGNQLYVSHEGHARNWSLCLRNIQQPINVVGGSLKDHKQGCIILPEAATLTISL; this comes from the coding sequence ATGAAAATTAGTGATGGTAACTGGCTGATTAAGGAGGGGTTAAGTTTACTCCATCCGTTATACGTGTTTGAAGTAGAACAGCACAACCGTGAAATGGTGATTTATGCCGCGCCTCGCGACGCCAGCACTCGTGGGGCACAAGTTGATAGCCCGCTGTTTACCCTGCGCTTTTTCTCTCCATTGGAGGGCGTGATTGGTGTACGTATTGAACACTTTTCCGGTCGGGTTGCCAGAGGGCCAGACTATCCACTCATGCCACGGGATACCCATACAGTTCAGTTTGATGATAATCCACAGTTTGCTGCGTTATACAGTGGCAATTTGAGCGTGCGTGTTACTAAAGGTAATGAGTGGTCATTAGACTTCTTGCGCAATGGCGAACGTATTACCGGCAGCGTGGCTAAATCTAATGGTTATATCCAAAGCGCTAATGATGGGAAAACTTACCTTTATGAACGTCTCGATCTCAGTGTTGGTGAAACCGTTTATGGGCTAGGTGAACGGTTTACCGCCTTCGTAAAAAATGGGCAGATCATTGAGACTTGGAACCGTGATGGTGGTACCAGTACCGAGCAAGCTTACAAGAATATTCCGTTCTATCTCACTAACCGGGGATACGGTGTATTGGTTAATCATCCTGAATGTGTATCGTTCGAAGTTGGCTCGGAAAAAGTGTCCAAAGTACAGTTCAGCGTTGAAGGTGAACATTTGGAGTATCTGGTTTTTGATGGCCCGACGCCCAAGCAGGTACTGGACCGCTATACATGCTTAACGGGTAGACCCGCATTGCCCCCGGCATGGTCATTTGGTTTATGGCTGACAACGTCATTTACGACAAATTATGATGAAGAAACGGTGAATCGTTTTATTGATGGTATGGCGGAGCGCCAACTGCCGTTGCATGTGTTCCACTTTGACTGCTTCTGGATGAAAGCGTTTCAGTGGTGTGATTTTGAATGGGATCCCGAGACTTTTCCCGATCCTGTTGGCATGTTAAAACGCCTGAAAGCGCGGGGCTTAAAAATATGTGTCTGGATAAACTCTTATATCGGGCAAAAGTCCCCATTGTTCCGTGAAGCGATGGAACGAGGTTACTTGCTTAAACGTCCAAACGGAGATGTATGGCAGTGGGATAAATGGCAACCAGGACAGGGGATTGTTGATTTTACCAACCCTGAGGCTTGTGACTGGTACGCTGGGCATTTGCGCCGTTTGATTGAGATGGGAGTAGATTGCTTTAAAACGGATTTTGGCGAACGTATCCCAACTGATGTCCAGTGGCACGACGGTTCTTGTCCACAAAAAATGCATAACCACTATGCTTTTATCTATAACCAGTTGGTATGGGACGTTTTGAAAGAAATGTTAGGTGAAGATCAGGCTGTCCTGTTTGCCCGTTCTGCTTCGGTTGGCGCCCAACAATTTCCTGTTCACTGGGGGGGCGATTGCTACGCTACTTATGAATCTATGGCTGAAAGCCTACGAGGTGGATTGTCATTAGGATTGTCCGGTTTTGGCTTCTGGAGCCATGACATCGGTGGATTCGAAAATACGGCTCCGGCTCATATTTATAAGCGCTGGTGTGCATTTGGTCTTCTATCGAGCCATAGCCGCCTACACGGCAGTAAATCTTACCGAGTGCCATGGGCATATGACGATGAAGCCTGTGATGTGGTTCGTTTCTTTACCGGTTGGAAATGTCAACTGATGCCATATTTGTATGCCGCTTCTGTGCAAGCTACGCATCAGGGGACGCCGGTTATGCGAGCGATGATGTTGGAGTTCCCTGAAGATCCTGGATGTGACTATCTTGATCGTCAGTATATGCTGGGAGATGCGCTGATGGTTGCCCCAGTATTCAGCGAACATGGCGATGTGCAGTTTTACCTACCGCCAGGCCGCTGGACGCATTTGTACAATAATCGGGAAATTGACGGGGGTTGGCATCGTGAGCGTCACGATTTCCTTAGTCTTCCGCTGTATGTACGTGCGAATAGCTTAATCGCGTTGGGTAATAATGATCAACGTCCTGATTATGATTATACCGATGGAAGCTGTTTCCATCTGTTTGCTCTGGAAGATGGAGCATCGGCTCAGGCAATGGTGCCTTCAGCTACCGGAGATATTCAGTTTACGTTAACGGTTCGTCGTGAAGGTAATCAACTGTATGTGAGCCATGAAGGTCATGCCCGTAACTGGAGCCTGTGCCTGCGTAATATTCAACAGCCGATTAACGTTGTTGGAGGAAGCCTGAAGGACCATAAGCAAGGATGCATTATCTTACCTGAGGCCGCCACATTGACGATTAGCCTGTAA
- a CDS encoding glycoside-pentoside-hexuronide family transporter — protein MHNQILSKREKIGYGLGDAASHIVFDNVMLYMMFFYTDIFGIPAGFVGTMFLLARALDAISDPCMGLLADRTRTRWGKFRPYVLFGAVPFGIVCVFAYSSPELSMTGKMVYAAVTYTLLTLMYTVVNIPYCALGGVITANPTQRISLQSYRFVLATAGGMLSTVLMMPLVELIGQGNKVVGFQGGIAVLAVVAVVMLAICFATTKERISDDGATQGSVREDLRDIVRNDQWRIVGLLTILNILAVAVRGGAMMYYVTYILGNPAVFTLFLVTYSVGNLLGSAAAKPLTDWKCKVSIFWWTNAVLSVLSIAMFWVPVGANITMFIFIFVIGVLHQLVTPIQWVMMSDTVDYGEWKDGKRLTGISFAGTLFVLKLGLALSGAMIGWMLAGAGYESGAATQNDGTLSVIVALFTLIPGLCYLLSALIAARLYTLNTPFINRILAELSAGAKRNEQEFIKSSTNQSIKSSEGLSHEN, from the coding sequence ATGCACAACCAGATTCTGTCTAAGCGAGAAAAAATTGGTTATGGATTGGGAGATGCAGCCAGTCATATCGTATTTGATAATGTCATGCTGTATATGATGTTTTTCTATACCGACATATTTGGTATTCCGGCCGGCTTTGTCGGTACTATGTTTTTGCTGGCGCGTGCGTTAGATGCGATATCTGACCCCTGTATGGGGCTGTTAGCGGACAGAACTCGCACCCGCTGGGGTAAATTTCGACCCTATGTGCTATTTGGCGCGGTTCCTTTTGGTATTGTTTGCGTATTTGCCTACAGTTCACCGGAGCTAAGTATGACCGGTAAAATGGTTTATGCCGCAGTAACTTATACGCTGTTAACCTTGATGTATACCGTGGTCAATATTCCCTATTGTGCACTGGGCGGCGTCATTACAGCCAACCCTACACAGCGCATCTCGCTGCAATCTTATCGTTTTGTACTTGCTACTGCGGGTGGAATGCTCAGTACGGTATTGATGATGCCGTTGGTGGAGCTGATTGGTCAGGGAAATAAAGTCGTTGGGTTTCAGGGGGGAATTGCTGTACTAGCGGTCGTGGCAGTAGTGATGCTGGCCATCTGTTTTGCCACCACCAAGGAGCGTATCAGCGACGATGGTGCTACTCAGGGAAGTGTACGTGAGGATTTACGGGATATTGTACGTAACGACCAGTGGCGAATCGTCGGTCTACTGACCATTCTCAATATTTTAGCGGTCGCTGTGCGTGGCGGAGCCATGATGTACTACGTAACCTACATTCTGGGAAATCCCGCGGTATTCACTCTATTTTTGGTTACCTATTCCGTCGGTAATCTGTTGGGTAGTGCTGCCGCTAAGCCACTGACTGATTGGAAATGTAAAGTCAGTATATTCTGGTGGACCAATGCTGTGCTTTCCGTATTGAGCATTGCCATGTTCTGGGTACCTGTTGGTGCCAATATCACCATGTTTATCTTTATCTTTGTCATTGGGGTTCTGCATCAGTTAGTGACGCCCATTCAGTGGGTCATGATGTCTGATACTGTCGACTACGGTGAATGGAAAGATGGTAAACGCCTGACGGGGATCAGTTTTGCAGGAACACTATTTGTACTCAAGCTAGGCTTGGCATTATCCGGAGCAATGATTGGCTGGATGTTGGCTGGTGCAGGTTATGAATCCGGAGCAGCAACTCAAAACGATGGCACTTTGTCCGTTATTGTGGCGCTATTTACTTTGATTCCAGGGCTTTGTTATCTGCTCAGTGCGTTGATTGCCGCTCGCCTTTATACCCTCAATACACCGTTTATTAATCGTATCTTGGCTGAGTTATCTGCCGGGGCAAAACGTAATGAGCAAGAGTTTATCAAATCGTCAACCAACCAATCTATTAAGTCATCGGAGGGCTTAAGCCATGAAAATTAG
- the folD gene encoding bifunctional methylenetetrahydrofolate dehydrogenase/methenyltetrahydrofolate cyclohydrolase FolD: protein MSAKIIDGKAIAQQLRTEIALSVQQRLQAGKRVPGLAVILVGENPASQIYVNSKRRACEEVGFLSRSFNLDMTCTENELLELIGSLNNDPLIDGILVQLPLPQGFDNIKVLERISPEKDVDGFHPYNIGRLCQRTPKLRPCTPRGIITMLQRCEINTYGLDALVIGASNIVGRPMGLELLLAGCTTTITHRFTTNMEKKVREADLIVAAVGRPGFVRGEWIKPGAIVIDVGINRLESGKVVGDVEYDAAAERAGWITPVPGGVGPMTVATLMQNTLQACELYHDPM from the coding sequence ATGTCAGCAAAGATTATTGATGGTAAGGCCATAGCTCAACAGCTAAGAACTGAAATTGCCCTAAGTGTTCAACAACGCCTTCAGGCAGGCAAACGCGTTCCTGGTTTGGCTGTTATTTTGGTTGGTGAAAACCCCGCATCTCAGATTTATGTCAATAGCAAACGCCGCGCCTGTGAAGAAGTTGGCTTTTTGTCTCGTTCATTCAATCTGGATATGACCTGCACTGAGAATGAGCTGCTTGAACTCATTGGCTCCTTGAATAACGATCCGCTGATTGATGGCATTTTGGTTCAATTACCGCTTCCGCAAGGCTTTGATAACATCAAGGTTCTGGAACGTATCTCTCCAGAAAAAGATGTTGATGGCTTCCATCCTTATAATATCGGTCGTTTGTGTCAGCGCACGCCAAAACTTCGCCCTTGTACTCCTCGCGGTATTATTACCATGCTACAACGCTGTGAGATCAACACTTACGGCTTAGATGCTCTGGTTATCGGTGCCTCTAATATTGTTGGTCGACCAATGGGGCTGGAATTACTGCTGGCTGGCTGCACGACGACCATTACCCATCGATTTACAACCAACATGGAAAAGAAAGTCAGAGAAGCTGACTTGATTGTTGCCGCCGTTGGTCGTCCCGGCTTTGTGCGCGGAGAATGGATTAAACCCGGTGCTATCGTTATCGACGTGGGTATTAACCGGTTAGAAAGCGGAAAAGTGGTCGGCGATGTGGAATATGATGCCGCTGCCGAACGTGCCGGTTGGATAACCCCGGTTCCCGGTGGTGTTGGCCCAATGACGGTAGCCACGCTGATGCAGAATACCTTACAAGCCTGCGAACTTTATCACGATCCGATGTGA
- the cysS gene encoding cysteine--tRNA ligase, whose translation MLKIFNTLSRQKEEFKPIHADKVGMYVCGVTIYDLCHIGHGRTFVAFDVVSRYLRFLGYKLTYVRNVTDVDDKIIRRATENKESCEQLTARMLTEMHADFDALNIARPDLEPRATHHIAEIIELVELLLQRNHAYVADNGDVMFAVDTDPDYGLLSRQDLEQLQAGARVEIADVKRNPMDFVLWKMSKPGEPSWASPWGDGRPGWHIECSAMNCKQLGEHFDIHGGGSDLMFPHHENEIAQSTCAHDGPYVNYWMHSGMVMVDREKMSKSLDNFFTIRDVLKHYDAETVRYFLMSGHYRSQLNYSEENLKQARTALERLYTALRGTDDALEAQGNTEFEARFREAMDDDFNTPEAYSVLFDMAREINRLKAEDMVAANQLAAELRRLSGVLGLLEQSPESFLQGAGQNADDSEVAEIEALIKQRNDARQTKDWAMADVARNRLTEMGIILEDGSQGTVWRRK comes from the coding sequence ATGCTAAAGATTTTTAATACCCTGAGCAGACAAAAAGAAGAATTTAAACCCATTCATGCGGATAAAGTCGGCATGTATGTATGCGGGGTAACCATTTATGACCTGTGTCATATCGGGCATGGACGTACTTTTGTTGCCTTTGATGTTGTGTCTCGCTATCTGCGTTTTCTGGGTTATAAGCTGACTTATGTCAGAAACGTGACGGATGTTGACGATAAAATTATTCGTCGAGCTACCGAAAATAAAGAGAGCTGCGAGCAGCTAACCGCCAGAATGCTGACAGAAATGCATGCGGACTTTGATGCGTTGAACATCGCCCGCCCTGATTTAGAGCCAAGAGCGACCCACCATATCGCGGAGATTATTGAGCTGGTCGAACTGTTGTTGCAGCGTAACCACGCCTATGTGGCAGATAACGGTGATGTCATGTTTGCGGTAGATACCGATCCTGATTATGGCTTGTTATCCCGCCAAGATTTAGAGCAGCTTCAGGCTGGTGCCAGAGTTGAAATCGCTGATGTAAAACGTAATCCAATGGATTTCGTGCTGTGGAAAATGTCTAAACCGGGTGAACCAAGCTGGGCATCACCGTGGGGGGATGGGCGTCCAGGTTGGCATATTGAGTGTTCCGCCATGAACTGCAAACAGTTAGGTGAACACTTTGATATTCACGGCGGTGGTTCTGACCTGATGTTCCCACATCATGAAAATGAAATTGCTCAGTCGACCTGTGCCCACGATGGCCCTTACGTTAATTACTGGATGCATTCCGGTATGGTGATGGTTGATCGTGAAAAAATGTCTAAGTCGTTAGATAATTTTTTCACTATCCGTGATGTGCTGAAACATTACGATGCCGAAACGGTGCGTTATTTTCTGATGTCCGGTCACTACCGTAGCCAATTGAATTACAGTGAAGAGAATCTTAAGCAGGCAAGAACGGCGCTTGAACGCCTGTATACCGCGCTGCGAGGCACTGATGATGCGTTAGAAGCTCAGGGTAATACTGAGTTCGAAGCACGGTTTCGTGAAGCGATGGATGATGATTTTAATACCCCCGAAGCCTATTCCGTGCTGTTTGATATGGCGCGTGAAATTAACCGTCTGAAAGCTGAAGATATGGTTGCGGCTAATCAACTGGCTGCGGAGCTGCGTCGTCTTTCTGGCGTATTAGGGTTGCTAGAACAGTCTCCGGAATCTTTCTTACAGGGTGCAGGCCAAAATGCGGATGACAGCGAAGTTGCCGAGATTGAAGCTTTGATTAAACAGCGTAATGACGCCCGTCAGACCAAAGATTGGGCAATGGCGGATGTGGCACGTAATCGCTTAACCGAGATGGGGATCATTCTGGAGGATGGCTCTCAGGGTACCGTTTGGCGTCGTAAGTAG
- a CDS encoding RidA family protein gives MLNKTCLSVVMAAMLLSAGSVQSAERNVVMPEGVKPSALFSPAIEANGFVFTSGQLPIDPATGKMVEGIEAQTEQAMTNLRTVLEAGGSSLDKLVKVNIYLNNIDDYASMNKIYAKAFKGAPPARTALQVGKIPLGASIEIEGIAVK, from the coding sequence ATGCTGAATAAAACGTGTCTATCTGTTGTTATGGCGGCGATGTTATTGTCTGCTGGTAGTGTTCAGTCTGCTGAGCGTAATGTAGTCATGCCGGAAGGTGTTAAACCCTCGGCGCTTTTTTCTCCGGCTATTGAAGCTAACGGGTTTGTTTTTACTTCCGGCCAATTGCCTATCGATCCTGCAACTGGAAAAATGGTTGAAGGTATTGAAGCGCAAACGGAGCAGGCGATGACTAATTTGCGTACCGTATTGGAAGCGGGCGGTTCATCTTTGGATAAACTGGTGAAGGTTAATATCTATCTTAATAATATTGATGATTACGCCAGTATGAATAAGATTTACGCCAAGGCTTTTAAAGGCGCTCCTCCAGCGAGAACGGCCTTGCAGGTAGGGAAAATCCCACTGGGTGCTTCAATTGAAATTGAAGGCATTGCAGTAAAATAG